One Turneriella parva DSM 21527 genomic region harbors:
- a CDS encoding SpoIIE family protein phosphatase encodes MSNLVRTLFRWIAYFSSYGIAVATSAAISSILAISFGLYYARATNFPMSELMLWTIAGGAAVAWVGHSVQFGILNKVGFPGFTRPVLAVNRFITAEPNLQIRPDLKEGEYHELLRALTIIPLTNAFTAVLSVQVIFVAILVAAELSVKFETYHYVQGVIMDIMFSFIHGGFCLVIGEIATGSMRAECKRIMSEKKIPFTDRAVTTVRLKLAFFITLFLITIYVAATLVYYNRDNLQAILVFVFMATVAAILMAYMIFYLIYSALKDIEGAMDDLKSGGSGLIFTKSIDSEFVKVATGISDAARTIKDYQANLEQKIEERTAELQESLGNVRALKGQQDGDYFLTSLLLKPLTGNYANNRQIKVSIFIRQKKSFEFKTKTNEIGGDICLAHSIRLRGRDYTLFLNGDAMGKSMQGAGGSLVLGAVMQSIIERTKLSPKEQVLYPERWLKAVFLELQKTFESFDGSMLISVIMGLVDEKSGFVYFINAEHPWSAILRSGKAFFIENDLTLRKLGTLGVNMGIKVQTYEMKPGDAFVIGSDGRDDLVLGTGEDGNRIINEDESLFLRLLEEGRGDLEAVYQACKNKGEITDDFSLISLTYQPEKETAEARVGTRQTISRARQLVAEKQYEAAKQHLKEVYEATRDNLHVARALAHICYKTGDLKDAAGYFESYSEENPGDTQAIELLGSILIKLGETDKAADVLTRLKIRNPRDEKIAALLAKIYK; translated from the coding sequence ATGTCTAACCTGGTCCGGACTTTGTTCCGCTGGATCGCCTACTTCTCATCGTACGGAATCGCCGTCGCCACATCTGCCGCCATCAGCTCGATACTGGCCATCTCATTCGGGCTCTATTATGCGCGCGCGACGAATTTTCCCATGAGCGAACTCATGCTCTGGACCATAGCGGGCGGCGCTGCCGTCGCCTGGGTGGGTCACTCAGTGCAATTTGGTATTCTCAATAAAGTTGGATTTCCAGGTTTCACGCGACCGGTGCTGGCAGTAAATCGCTTTATCACTGCCGAACCGAATCTGCAGATCAGGCCCGATCTGAAAGAAGGCGAATACCACGAGCTTTTGCGCGCGCTCACTATAATTCCGCTGACCAATGCCTTCACCGCCGTGCTTTCGGTTCAGGTGATTTTCGTCGCCATTCTCGTAGCGGCCGAACTTTCGGTTAAATTCGAAACCTACCACTACGTTCAGGGTGTCATTATGGACATCATGTTTTCCTTTATACACGGCGGTTTTTGCCTCGTAATCGGTGAAATTGCGACCGGCTCGATGCGCGCAGAATGTAAGCGCATCATGTCTGAGAAGAAGATACCCTTTACTGACCGCGCCGTCACGACTGTACGTCTGAAACTTGCCTTCTTTATCACGCTCTTTCTGATCACTATCTACGTCGCTGCAACCCTCGTCTATTACAACCGCGACAACCTGCAGGCGATACTTGTGTTCGTTTTTATGGCGACAGTCGCAGCCATTCTGATGGCCTATATGATCTTTTACCTGATCTACAGCGCGCTCAAAGATATCGAAGGCGCAATGGACGATCTCAAGAGCGGCGGCTCAGGCCTCATTTTCACCAAGTCGATCGACAGCGAATTCGTTAAGGTGGCGACCGGCATCTCTGATGCGGCCCGCACGATAAAAGACTATCAGGCAAATCTCGAACAAAAAATTGAAGAGCGTACCGCCGAACTGCAAGAGAGCCTGGGCAACGTGCGCGCACTCAAGGGGCAGCAAGACGGTGATTACTTTTTGACATCCCTCTTGCTTAAACCTCTGACCGGCAACTACGCAAATAACCGCCAGATAAAGGTCAGTATCTTTATTCGCCAGAAAAAAAGTTTTGAGTTCAAGACAAAAACAAATGAAATCGGTGGTGACATTTGCCTCGCACACAGCATTCGCCTGCGCGGGCGCGACTATACGCTGTTTCTGAACGGCGACGCGATGGGTAAATCAATGCAAGGCGCCGGCGGGTCGCTTGTGCTCGGCGCCGTGATGCAGTCGATCATCGAGCGCACGAAACTTTCACCGAAAGAGCAGGTACTTTATCCCGAACGCTGGCTCAAGGCAGTTTTTCTCGAATTGCAGAAGACGTTTGAGAGTTTCGACGGTTCGATGCTGATATCCGTCATTATGGGGCTCGTCGATGAGAAAAGTGGCTTTGTCTATTTTATCAACGCCGAACACCCGTGGTCGGCAATCTTGCGCAGCGGCAAGGCGTTCTTTATCGAGAATGACCTGACGCTGCGCAAACTCGGCACGCTTGGCGTCAATATGGGTATCAAGGTGCAAACCTATGAGATGAAACCCGGCGATGCTTTTGTCATCGGTTCAGACGGTCGTGACGATCTGGTACTCGGCACAGGTGAAGACGGTAACCGCATTATCAACGAAGACGAGAGTCTGTTTCTGCGCCTGCTCGAAGAAGGCCGCGGCGACCTCGAAGCTGTCTACCAGGCATGCAAGAACAAAGGTGAGATCACAGATGATTTCTCACTGATTTCACTCACCTACCAGCCCGAAAAAGAGACCGCCGAAGCCCGGGTAGGCACCAGGCAGACCATCAGCAGGGCACGGCAGCTTGTTGCAGAAAAACAATACGAAGCGGCTAAGCAACATCTCAAAGAAGTTTACGAGGCGACGCGTGACAATCTGCACGTGGCGAGGGCTTTGGCGCACATCTGTTACAAAACCGGTGACCTGAAAGATGCGGCAGGCTACTTTGAGAGTTATAGCGAAGAGAACCCCGGTGATACTCAGGCAATAGAGCTATTGGGTTCGATTCTCATAAAACTCGGTGAAACCGACAAAGCGGCCGACGTACTGACGCGGCTCA
- a CDS encoding SulP family inorganic anion transporter, with translation MKPFIDLKKFWKSDLTSGFVLSLIALPLCIGIAGASIGNGSLSPAVSGLISAIVGGLVVSRLSGANVAIHGPAAGLIVIVQHGIDSLGDGDAKAGFQRFLAAMTIAGALQIITGLLKFARYAALFPVNVIHGMLAAIGVIIISKQVHIALGVTPAAKSPLGLFAEVPQSVSLMNPEIAMIGFAALVVMIVFMVSKSKILKKVPAPLVAVVLAALIGVWFDLRHTHHYFFMGKDFVLGENYLVTLPASIIDALPRPDFSVIFSGKSLLVIFAIYFVASLESLLSANAVDKLDLDKRATNLNKEIVANGVGNMLLGFIGGLPIIAEIVRSSANVANGAKTQWSNFFHGLFLAVFLFMIPGIIHLIPNAALAGILIIVGFRLARPSEFRHAFDAGIEQLVIFLTTLLVTLLVDLLAGIGAGLAMKLFVLIIRGVKFKELFRLQFEVKETENQVLLVPRGSLIFTNLLSLTDSVRAYTKTKSVAIDFAGVEYIDHTSMAALVDLVHGKQAAGKQLEMRNIDLLKPYSSHPAAARRA, from the coding sequence ATGAAACCATTCATCGATCTCAAAAAATTCTGGAAATCTGACCTCACGTCAGGTTTTGTGCTTTCGTTGATTGCGCTACCGCTCTGCATAGGCATCGCGGGGGCATCGATCGGCAACGGCTCGCTTTCGCCTGCCGTTTCGGGTCTGATCTCTGCCATCGTCGGTGGGCTCGTCGTCTCGCGGCTTTCAGGCGCGAATGTTGCGATTCATGGCCCGGCCGCGGGGCTCATTGTTATTGTGCAGCACGGCATCGACTCATTGGGCGATGGCGATGCCAAAGCAGGATTTCAACGTTTTCTCGCGGCAATGACCATCGCTGGCGCGCTGCAGATCATTACCGGCCTTTTGAAATTTGCGCGCTACGCAGCGCTCTTTCCCGTGAACGTGATACACGGTATGCTCGCGGCAATTGGTGTGATTATTATCTCGAAGCAGGTGCACATCGCGCTCGGCGTCACGCCCGCCGCAAAATCGCCTTTGGGCCTTTTCGCCGAAGTGCCGCAAAGCGTATCGCTGATGAACCCTGAAATCGCTATGATTGGCTTCGCCGCGCTTGTCGTCATGATCGTCTTTATGGTCAGCAAATCAAAAATTCTGAAAAAGGTTCCGGCGCCCCTCGTTGCGGTCGTTCTCGCCGCCCTCATCGGAGTCTGGTTTGACTTGCGGCACACGCACCATTACTTTTTCATGGGCAAAGACTTTGTGCTTGGTGAAAACTATCTGGTGACCTTGCCTGCTTCGATTATTGATGCCTTGCCGCGTCCCGACTTCTCAGTAATTTTTTCCGGTAAGTCGCTGCTCGTGATATTTGCCATCTATTTTGTCGCCAGCCTCGAGTCTTTGCTCAGCGCCAACGCCGTTGACAAACTCGATCTCGATAAGCGGGCGACCAACCTCAACAAAGAGATTGTCGCTAACGGTGTGGGCAACATGCTGCTCGGGTTCATCGGTGGCCTGCCGATAATTGCCGAAATTGTGCGTTCGTCGGCCAATGTGGCGAATGGCGCCAAAACACAATGGTCAAATTTCTTTCATGGGCTTTTTCTGGCTGTCTTTCTGTTTATGATTCCCGGAATCATTCACCTTATACCGAACGCTGCGCTCGCAGGCATTCTGATTATCGTCGGTTTTCGTCTCGCGCGACCTTCTGAATTCAGGCATGCGTTCGACGCTGGCATCGAGCAATTGGTCATCTTTCTCACGACTCTGCTTGTGACTCTGCTCGTCGACCTGCTCGCAGGCATCGGCGCCGGCCTTGCGATGAAGCTTTTTGTACTGATCATTCGTGGAGTAAAGTTCAAAGAACTTTTTCGCCTGCAATTTGAAGTCAAAGAAACGGAAAATCAGGTCCTTTTGGTGCCGCGTGGTTCGCTCATTTTTACCAACCTGCTTTCGTTGACAGATTCGGTGCGCGCCTACACAAAAACCAAATCGGTCGCGATCGATTTTGCCGGGGTCGAATACATAGACCACACTTCGATGGCAGCACTCGTCGATCTGGTGCATGGTAAACAGGCTGCCGGTAAACAGCTCGAGATGCGCAACATCGATCTCTTAAAGCCGTATTCGAGCCACCCCGCTGCGGCGAGAAGGGCGTAG
- a CDS encoding proton-conducting transporter membrane subunit has product MTLQFVSSALVAYPLVAMVLLVASPWRSERFVSRIVLAANVINGGLTVSLLGLYLQSGLKAVELDCGHLLKIGDYRFNFMLLIDNYSVAFQVLIGVLTGLVLMFSRRYMHREAGYLRFFATLFLFISGISAVAMAATIDMLFAGWEIVGISSFLLIGFYRVRLQPGRNSLRTYAIYRVCDVGLFMGAWLFHKLGSEYFFLQYHDQPIDAVFVSLNPQFFTAIGLLTVLAAMGKSAQYPFSFWVPRAMEGPTPSSAIFYGALSIHAGVYLLIRLFPLWRAIDFIPWLVGAIGLLTAVVASVSFKTQSNVKAQIGYASVAQVGLMFVELALGFKQVAMLHFLGNAVLRCYQLLASPSVMVMYLRQQSEGEMTSQGFFNALVSATGTKVQILVLCCFIF; this is encoded by the coding sequence ATGACGCTGCAGTTTGTTTCATCGGCATTGGTTGCATATCCGCTGGTCGCGATGGTGTTGCTCGTGGCTTCGCCCTGGCGCAGTGAACGCTTTGTTTCGCGCATCGTACTGGCAGCGAACGTCATCAATGGCGGGTTGACTGTGTCGCTCCTGGGGCTTTACCTGCAGAGCGGCCTCAAGGCGGTAGAGCTCGACTGCGGCCACCTGCTGAAAATCGGCGACTATCGTTTCAATTTTATGCTCCTGATCGACAACTATTCGGTGGCCTTTCAGGTGTTAATTGGTGTGCTCACAGGGCTCGTGCTCATGTTCTCGCGCCGTTACATGCACCGCGAGGCGGGTTATCTGAGGTTCTTTGCGACCCTCTTTCTTTTCATCAGCGGCATTTCGGCGGTTGCGATGGCCGCGACGATCGACATGCTCTTTGCCGGCTGGGAAATCGTGGGCATTTCATCGTTTTTACTCATTGGCTTCTACAGAGTGCGATTGCAGCCGGGCCGAAATAGCCTGCGCACTTATGCAATCTACCGCGTCTGCGACGTCGGTCTTTTTATGGGGGCCTGGCTGTTTCACAAACTCGGCAGCGAATATTTCTTTTTGCAGTACCATGACCAGCCCATCGATGCAGTCTTCGTGAGTCTCAACCCGCAGTTCTTCACTGCGATTGGTCTCTTGACCGTGCTCGCGGCAATGGGTAAATCTGCGCAGTATCCGTTTTCTTTCTGGGTGCCGCGCGCGATGGAAGGCCCGACGCCTTCGAGCGCGATTTTTTATGGGGCTCTGTCGATTCACGCCGGTGTCTATCTGTTGATTCGGCTTTTTCCGCTGTGGCGTGCGATCGACTTTATACCCTGGCTTGTCGGGGCTATTGGGCTTTTAACTGCCGTGGTGGCAAGTGTGTCATTCAAGACGCAGTCAAACGTCAAGGCACAGATTGGTTATGCTTCAGTTGCTCAGGTCGGTCTCATGTTTGTTGAACTCGCGCTGGGGTTTAAACAAGTCGCGATGCTGCATTTTCTCGGCAACGCGGTACTGCGCTGCTATCAATTACTCGCCTCGCCTTCAGTGATGGTGATGTACCTGAGGCAGCAATCAGAAGGCGAGATGACGAGCCAGGGTTTTTTCAACGCTCTGGTTTCGGCTACTGGGACCAAAGTTCAAATACTGGTACTTTGCTGTTTCATTTTCTGA
- a CDS encoding DUF2309 domain-containing protein: protein MHDFLTGPALTRKGGYMNHTQPDTQANQSVSEILQELRRYLPQQGPIKDFIADNIIGVFRSEGLTFHEALRRASSLYGAREYRSISEYRRSYHQGEISEAAIDFVVAGEDEAESGLKAAMLNEMVHDDVRRGGFRSAGYLHGMAQSTHTVLEEDVHPVLFRLIGNFLDQGIAAVNLSLHHDDFWQAMRQQFSVLRPSGVSRYVAERIQNESPQMLVESAVKALLPRGADTKTFVLEILMAARGWSGVIAQIEARPAYLNYPRRITLEQYVALYLALLSDALIRKGYVAASFAPANSHAEFFSGSAPDESRAEKLCRLWHDAAEMTHYFAVLAAIDTNAAHPRARSARAGTADFQAIFCIDDREESIRRHLEEVNQKIETFGAPGFFGIDMVYQGPFDAIAIKQCPVPVTPKYRVRGIYRGKRKVYLSRLEMNFWHRHGNNVLLGSVISLFFGLLSLFRLGLSVHFPSRSFATVDSFAAHAEATELHYERPENAEAEDGYFEGYTVTEMAERVGRVLTQIGLRQNFAPLVAIVGHGSSSANNPFFAAYDCGACSGRPGLANARVFALMANRTDVRQILAAEGLAIPEGTHFVGALHDTTRDEILFLDENQIPATHTAALSDLKKNFATALKNTALERSRRFEDVPFQKSAESAQKECIARSEMLFEPRPEYTHATNSVGIVAPRSLTENLFLDRRTFFNSYNPHSDPGGEILSQILTPFVPVCAGINLAYYFSLLDNSVYGAGSKLPHNIFGLIGVGNGVDGDLRSGLPEQMIEIHDPFRLLIIIEQSREIVERVLASNLSVAGWIQKDWVKLCVYDSAAREYYWYTRGALRAIVLPAAAVPEYADSFAAFKGQRRNLVPGAIAKGRAT from the coding sequence TTGCACGATTTTCTGACCGGCCCTGCGCTCACGCGCAAAGGGGGATACATGAACCATACTCAGCCAGACACGCAAGCGAATCAAAGCGTATCGGAAATATTGCAAGAACTAAGGCGGTATCTGCCGCAGCAGGGGCCGATTAAAGATTTTATAGCCGATAATATTATTGGCGTATTTCGCAGCGAAGGCCTCACTTTTCACGAAGCACTGCGGCGCGCTTCATCACTTTACGGCGCGCGCGAGTACCGATCGATTTCTGAATATCGCAGATCGTATCATCAGGGTGAAATCTCAGAGGCCGCGATCGACTTTGTGGTCGCAGGCGAAGATGAGGCAGAGTCTGGTCTTAAGGCGGCGATGCTGAATGAAATGGTCCACGATGATGTGCGCCGGGGTGGATTTCGCAGCGCCGGCTACCTGCACGGCATGGCGCAGAGCACCCACACAGTTCTTGAAGAAGACGTTCATCCCGTATTGTTTCGCCTGATCGGTAATTTTCTCGACCAGGGTATCGCAGCAGTCAATCTTTCATTGCACCACGACGATTTCTGGCAGGCGATGCGGCAGCAATTCTCGGTGCTGCGCCCATCAGGGGTTAGCCGTTATGTTGCCGAACGCATACAGAATGAATCACCGCAAATGCTCGTCGAGTCGGCCGTGAAGGCTCTGCTGCCGCGCGGGGCCGATACGAAGACCTTTGTACTTGAGATTCTGATGGCAGCGCGGGGTTGGTCGGGTGTCATTGCGCAGATCGAAGCGCGGCCCGCTTATCTCAACTACCCGCGTCGCATCACGCTCGAACAGTATGTGGCACTCTATCTCGCGCTACTCAGCGATGCATTGATTCGCAAAGGTTACGTTGCTGCGAGTTTTGCACCGGCCAATAGCCATGCAGAATTTTTCTCAGGCAGTGCGCCCGACGAGAGCCGGGCTGAAAAACTCTGTCGGCTATGGCATGACGCAGCTGAAATGACGCACTATTTCGCTGTGCTCGCTGCGATCGATACGAATGCGGCACACCCGCGTGCAAGGTCTGCGCGCGCAGGCACCGCCGATTTTCAGGCCATCTTTTGTATCGACGACCGCGAAGAATCGATTCGCCGTCACCTTGAAGAAGTAAATCAGAAGATCGAAACCTTCGGAGCTCCGGGGTTCTTTGGTATCGACATGGTTTATCAGGGGCCGTTTGACGCTATTGCGATCAAACAGTGTCCGGTTCCGGTGACACCGAAATATCGTGTGCGCGGAATCTACCGCGGCAAACGCAAAGTTTACCTGAGCCGACTCGAGATGAACTTCTGGCACCGCCACGGCAACAACGTGCTCTTGGGGTCGGTCATTTCGCTGTTTTTTGGCTTGCTTTCGCTGTTCAGGCTTGGGTTATCGGTGCATTTTCCCTCAAGGTCTTTTGCGACGGTTGATTCATTCGCAGCGCATGCAGAGGCAACTGAGCTGCACTACGAACGCCCCGAAAATGCTGAGGCTGAGGACGGCTATTTTGAAGGTTATACGGTAACTGAGATGGCCGAGAGGGTCGGGCGCGTTCTAACGCAGATTGGCCTCAGGCAGAATTTTGCGCCACTCGTCGCAATCGTCGGCCATGGCTCGAGCAGCGCCAACAATCCGTTTTTTGCGGCCTATGACTGCGGTGCCTGTTCGGGGCGCCCAGGTCTTGCCAATGCACGTGTCTTTGCTCTCATGGCAAACCGCACCGACGTGAGGCAGATTCTCGCCGCAGAGGGGCTAGCGATACCTGAGGGTACACACTTTGTCGGAGCTCTGCACGACACGACCCGGGACGAGATTCTGTTTCTCGACGAGAATCAGATACCCGCAACGCACACTGCAGCACTCTCAGATCTGAAAAAGAATTTTGCGACGGCGCTGAAGAATACAGCACTCGAGCGCAGCCGCAGGTTTGAAGATGTGCCGTTTCAGAAGAGCGCTGAATCCGCCCAAAAAGAATGTATCGCGAGATCAGAGATGTTGTTTGAACCGCGGCCTGAATACACGCACGCGACCAATTCTGTGGGTATTGTCGCGCCGCGTTCGCTGACAGAGAATCTTTTTCTCGACCGGCGTACGTTCTTCAATTCGTACAACCCGCACAGCGACCCGGGCGGTGAAATTCTCAGCCAGATTCTGACGCCGTTTGTTCCGGTTTGCGCAGGTATCAACCTCGCGTATTATTTTTCGCTGCTTGACAACTCTGTTTATGGGGCGGGTTCAAAGCTACCGCACAACATTTTCGGGCTCATTGGCGTCGGCAACGGAGTCGATGGTGACCTGCGTTCGGGTTTGCCTGAGCAGATGATCGAAATTCACGACCCGTTCAGGCTTCTGATCATTATCGAACAATCACGCGAAATCGTCGAACGGGTTCTCGCCTCGAATCTCTCCGTTGCCGGCTGGATACAAAAAGACTGGGTAAAACTTTGCGTGTACGACAGCGCAGCGCGTGAGTACTATTGGTATACCCGGGGTGCGCTGCGGGCGATTGTGTTGCCCGCTGCTGCCGTGCCCGAGTATGCCGATTCGTTCGCCGCTTTCAAGGGCCAGAGACGAAACCTCGTGCCGGGAGCAATCGCAAAGGGCAGGGCGACATGA
- a CDS encoding SAM-dependent methyltransferase, with amino-acid sequence MRNRATLSLLSAILMSLGACKSETKGKTVAQANREFWVLSESRPYQYFHLDVEANKFDGGQELATEWGGNADFLRETGGWRLEAAPQGFTLHSGKGDALSFLETGRGDYKGRYTHDDAASYLKVILSLSGAPGNERVWLYFSKEESLYAYLKKAGRLKLDVIWGPTQPEVMEQMFDYTKPKPGDVVYDLGCGDGRILITAAEKFGVRGIGADIDPMRIAAGERVVKQKKLEGKVTLVNKNLFDMDISEASIVTLYLNIKVNRRLRPKLFRELKPGTRIVSHNWHMGDWLPETFKYVSEGKRVVYFWVMPENFSGTYQSGSSDKAIVLKLKQRFQNVYGDITLNGKQYPVSGKIRGASVTLWTTAPELSGAALTLSAETLNIRPTRAPAMALNRAAGSRLSAEAIAD; translated from the coding sequence ATGCGAAATCGTGCCACGCTTTCATTACTTTCTGCAATCCTCATGTCTCTGGGGGCCTGCAAGAGCGAGACCAAAGGCAAGACGGTGGCGCAGGCGAATCGTGAGTTCTGGGTGCTTTCTGAAAGCCGGCCTTATCAATACTTTCACCTCGATGTCGAGGCGAATAAATTCGACGGTGGGCAAGAACTGGCGACTGAATGGGGTGGTAATGCGGATTTCTTGCGTGAAACAGGCGGCTGGCGACTTGAAGCGGCGCCGCAGGGTTTTACGCTGCATTCGGGCAAGGGCGATGCTCTTTCTTTTTTAGAGACCGGCCGTGGTGACTACAAGGGCAGGTACACGCACGACGACGCAGCCTCTTATCTCAAAGTGATTCTTTCGCTGAGCGGAGCCCCGGGTAATGAGCGCGTGTGGCTTTATTTCAGTAAAGAAGAATCTCTCTATGCCTATCTGAAAAAGGCAGGCCGGCTGAAGCTCGACGTCATCTGGGGGCCAACGCAACCCGAGGTGATGGAGCAGATGTTTGACTATACGAAGCCTAAACCGGGTGACGTTGTCTACGATCTGGGCTGCGGTGACGGCCGCATTCTGATTACAGCCGCCGAAAAATTTGGCGTGCGCGGTATCGGCGCCGACATCGACCCGATGCGCATCGCCGCCGGTGAGCGTGTGGTGAAGCAGAAAAAACTCGAGGGCAAGGTTACGCTCGTCAACAAGAACCTCTTCGACATGGATATTTCTGAGGCGTCAATCGTCACGCTCTACCTCAATATCAAGGTAAACCGCCGCCTGAGACCAAAACTTTTTCGCGAGCTAAAGCCCGGCACGCGCATTGTCTCGCACAACTGGCACATGGGCGACTGGCTGCCCGAAACTTTCAAATATGTTTCAGAGGGTAAACGCGTTGTCTATTTCTGGGTGATGCCTGAAAACTTTTCGGGCACGTACCAGAGCGGCAGCAGCGACAAAGCCATCGTGCTGAAACTGAAGCAGCGTTTTCAGAATGTTTATGGGGATATCACACTCAATGGAAAACAATACCCTGTTTCAGGAAAAATTCGCGGCGCTTCGGTCACCCTGTGGACGACGGCACCCGAGCTCTCGGGCGCCGCGCTGACACTTAGCGCTGAGACGCTGAATATCAGGCCGACGCGCGCGCCGGCCATGGCGCTAAACAGAGCAGCGGGAAGTCGCCTCAGCGCAGAGGCGATTGCTGATTAG
- a CDS encoding alginate export family protein codes for MRTMLLEPGLAVAVSKNQQLWINRVLRMGFYMRPRSEIRDNLNFSAPNPEKINRITQNSQIWFFLNPATDVEMKITLQDSRVWGGEAGVKSGNASSYDDRGVYFANGDNANSRAETSVREAWLRYTNIGVTGLGVQVGRQVLAYGDQRMLGGANWNVTGLSFDGLVVKLDTRYFASDAILVRGTSKDSGTNGITSETSVYDDSYLAGFYNTLKPGMVVVDVYGLGLFRHLSPESIVGTTALSSSQQQSNLYTFGARVTNRTAANKLPVGSKWDITLEAAFQAGNAPDVYFTNTAGNVVSNSRTYKGKFFFAQTGYKVLDEMRVGAHVYYSPGTTDRTSGSLDTFQTLPGPRFGGFPYLNVFNGISENMGMKNIFAPAVSVSYENKLLGEFILTYLYENKATTQDAWYAISGAANSSATTNSAARVSTEDAANTGAVALGRNVFQELDLVYLKQFSAYVSLWVGIGYLHAGDAVRLARGADFKADAFMSFIQITGLI; via the coding sequence ATGCGCACAATGCTGCTTGAACCGGGCCTGGCAGTTGCGGTGAGCAAAAACCAGCAGTTGTGGATAAACCGTGTGCTGCGTATGGGGTTCTATATGCGCCCGCGTTCTGAAATTCGTGACAACCTGAACTTCAGCGCGCCAAACCCAGAAAAGATTAACCGCATTACGCAGAATTCGCAGATATGGTTCTTTCTGAACCCGGCAACCGACGTCGAAATGAAAATAACCCTGCAGGACAGCCGGGTGTGGGGCGGCGAAGCCGGCGTAAAATCGGGCAATGCGAGTTCGTACGACGACCGCGGTGTCTATTTTGCCAATGGTGACAACGCCAATTCACGCGCCGAGACGAGTGTGCGCGAAGCCTGGCTACGCTACACAAACATCGGCGTCACCGGGCTCGGTGTACAGGTCGGCCGCCAGGTGCTGGCTTATGGCGACCAGCGTATGCTCGGCGGAGCGAACTGGAATGTCACGGGGCTCTCTTTTGATGGTCTCGTCGTCAAACTCGACACCCGCTATTTTGCCAGCGATGCGATTCTCGTGCGGGGTACCTCAAAAGATAGCGGAACAAATGGTATCACAAGCGAGACATCGGTTTACGACGATTCTTACCTCGCCGGGTTTTACAATACCCTGAAGCCGGGCATGGTAGTCGTCGACGTCTATGGCCTCGGGCTGTTCAGGCATCTGTCACCCGAAAGTATCGTGGGTACAACGGCTCTCTCTTCGTCGCAGCAACAATCGAACCTCTATACATTTGGCGCACGCGTCACCAACCGAACCGCCGCGAACAAGTTGCCTGTTGGCAGCAAGTGGGATATCACACTCGAGGCGGCCTTTCAGGCAGGCAATGCACCTGACGTCTATTTCACGAATACTGCCGGCAACGTCGTTTCGAATTCACGAACGTACAAAGGCAAATTTTTCTTCGCACAGACCGGCTATAAGGTGCTCGATGAGATGCGCGTTGGTGCTCACGTCTACTATTCGCCGGGCACCACCGACCGCACATCGGGGTCACTCGACACGTTCCAGACGTTGCCTGGCCCGCGCTTTGGCGGCTTTCCCTATTTGAATGTGTTCAACGGCATATCAGAGAATATGGGCATGAAGAATATATTCGCGCCCGCGGTTTCAGTCTCTTATGAGAACAAACTCTTGGGAGAATTTATTCTCACCTATCTCTACGAAAATAAGGCGACCACGCAAGATGCATGGTACGCGATCAGCGGCGCCGCGAATTCGTCGGCGACGACAAACTCAGCGGCGCGGGTCTCGACTGAAGACGCTGCGAATACGGGTGCCGTAGCGCTCGGGCGCAATGTCTTTCAAGAGCTCGATCTGGTCTACCTGAAGCAGTTCAGCGCCTACGTTTCGCTCTGGGTAGGTATCGGCTACCTGCACGCGGGCGATGCCGTGCGCCTCGCACGCGGCGCAGATTTCAAAGCCGACGCGTTCATGAGTTTCATTCAGATAACCGGCTTGATATAG